CGGGCCGCCACGGTGCTTACCGTCAGCGACGGGTCGTCACGCAGGTCGGCTTCGGCTCGTTGCAGACGAATTCCGATCAGGTACTCCGTCGGCGTGCAGCCGAGCCACTGCCGGAAACCCTCCTGTAGTCGCCGGATGCTGGTGCCGGCCACCGCCGCCATCTCGCTCGCGGTCCACGCCCGGGCCGGGTCGTCGTGCAGTTGATCCACCACGCGCCTGATCGCGCGCGGCCGCGGCACGGAACCCGAGCCTGCCTCCGGGTAGCCCGCCAGGAGAAAGCCCGCGGCCAATGCCCCGGCCAGCTGGTCGCGGACGGGACCGCATTCACCGAACAGCTCGGAATCGTGCAGGTGGGCCGCTAGGCTTGCGACGAGCTGCCGCCACGCGCGTCCGCGGCCATCGGTCAGTTCCACCTGGTCGGGCAGGATGCTGCGGACGGTCGCTCGGTCGTCGCCGAGCACTCGTTCGGCCTCGCGGTCGAGCCACGCGCTGTCGAACTTTACGCCGAGCACGGTGCAGGTCGCGTCCCAGTGGCTGATCAGCGAGGGCGTGTCCGCCCGGAAAACCGTGGCCTGACCGGGAACGGATGTCACGGAGCCGTGCCGGCCCCGGCTCTGCAGGTGGCCGGTCAGCGGCAGGTTCACCTCGTAGGCGCAGGGGTAGTCGCACGCGATCCGGACGTCGGCGCCCCAACCGACGTGGCCGATCAGCACCGGGCCGAGGTCGAGCGTGCGCAGGGTCAGGCGGGGATCGCGGCCGCCGCCGATTATCCGCAGCTCGTGCGGAAAGTACGCCGCCGCCACCTCCCGGGATGCCTGGTCCCAGTCCCGGGGCGCGGAACCACGCCGTGCGCGCATGGCGGGGAGCATACCTGAGGCGCAGGTCACAAAATCGCCGCGCGATCCGTGCCGTCGCCGCGCGAATCGTGTCGCTCACCCGTCTCCACCGATCTACCGTCCCGTGCCATCCCGGACAACGACGTGGGAGGAGACGATCAATGACCACGACCGAGCGGCCCGATCTGTCCTGGCTGGACGACGTGACCATGACCGAGCTCGAACGCAACCCGTACAAGGTGTACGAGCGGCTGCGGGCCGAGGCTCCGCTGGCGTACGTCCCGGTGCTGGGGTCCTATGTCGCCTCCACCGCAGAGGTCTGCCGCGAGATCGCGACCAGCCCGGACTTCGAGGCGGTCATCACGCCGGCGGGTGGGCGGACCTTCGGGCACCCGGCGATCATCGGTGTCAACGGCGACGTCCACGCCGACCTGCGCTCCATGGTCGAGCCCGCCCTGCAGCCCGTCGAGGTAGACCGCTGGATCGACGACCTCGTCCGCCCGATCGCCCGCCGCTACCTGGAGCAGTTCGAGGATGACGGGCGCGCGGAACTGGTGGCGCAGTACTGCGAGCCGGTCAGCGTTCGCTCGCTCGGTGACCTCCTCGGCCTGCACGATGTCGACTCCGACAAGCTCCGCGAGTGGTTCGCGAA
The sequence above is a segment of the Saccharopolyspora phatthalungensis genome. Coding sequences within it:
- a CDS encoding AraC family transcriptional regulator codes for the protein MRARRGSAPRDWDQASREVAAAYFPHELRIIGGGRDPRLTLRTLDLGPVLIGHVGWGADVRIACDYPCAYEVNLPLTGHLQSRGRHGSVTSVPGQATVFRADTPSLISHWDATCTVLGVKFDSAWLDREAERVLGDDRATVRSILPDQVELTDGRGRAWRQLVASLAAHLHDSELFGECGPVRDQLAGALAAGFLLAGYPEAGSGSVPRPRAIRRVVDQLHDDPARAWTASEMAAVAGTSIRRLQEGFRQWLGCTPTEYLIGIRLQRAEADLRDDPSLTVSTVAARWSFSSASRFAAAYRRRYGMPPSQARQ